A genomic segment from Vagococcus zengguangii encodes:
- a CDS encoding CvfD/Ygs/GSP13 family RNA-binding post-transcriptional regulator produces the protein MDYKIGDVVTGTITGLQPYGAFVALDANNQGLIHISEIKYGYIKNIKEAISVGDQVQVMVIDIDEFSHKISLSMRALENHSHESANKRKKFFTNSKLTIGFESLDSSMEHWVDDSLDSLKNKQ, from the coding sequence TTGGATTACAAAATAGGAGATGTCGTAACAGGCACGATTACTGGCTTACAACCATACGGTGCTTTTGTTGCTTTAGACGCGAATAACCAAGGGCTCATTCATATTTCAGAAATTAAATACGGTTATATCAAAAATATTAAAGAGGCCATTTCAGTTGGTGACCAAGTACAAGTGATGGTTATTGATATTGACGAGTTTTCTCATAAAATTTCGTTATCAATGCGCGCTTTGGAAAATCACTCTCATGAATCAGCTAATAAACGTAAGAAATTTTTCACTAATTCTAAATTAACGATTGGTTTTGAAAGTTTAGATTCTTCAATGGAACATTGGGTAGATGACTCACTAGACTCATTGAAAAACAAACAATGA
- the trxA gene encoding thioredoxin — MAMELTDALFAEETKEGLVLVDFWAPWCGPCRIQGPIIDELAEELDGQVKIYKMDVDENPEVPASFGIMSIPTLLVKKDDQVVEKLIGVHRKEQLQDVLAKYM; from the coding sequence ATGGCAATGGAATTAACAGATGCTTTATTTGCAGAAGAAACAAAAGAAGGATTAGTCTTAGTAGACTTTTGGGCACCATGGTGTGGACCATGTCGTATCCAAGGACCAATCATTGATGAATTAGCAGAAGAATTAGATGGACAAGTTAAAATCTACAAAATGGATGTTGACGAAAACCCTGAAGTTCCTGCTTCATTTGGAATTATGAGTATTCCTACATTACTTGTTAAAAAAGACGATCAAGTTGTTGAAAAATTAATCGGTGTTCACCGTAAAGAACAATTACAAGACGTTTTAGCTAAATACATGTAA
- a CDS encoding TIGR01906 family membrane protein, with protein sequence MKIMTLKNKVQFLILVVFILTLAITLTINAYPLYVFDIGHLGIEEMTGLTKGTLLSNYHQLMGYLNHPFIKTLKMDDFPVSESGAFHFYEVKRLFILNYALLIVTSIPAVCFVKQLWQSNRLWIIKQALAYTALVPVILGFVMLVAFDQVFIAFHHLMFNNDAWLFDPVTDPVIMALPEQYFFHCFALAVILFEAIILALFFKSKHQLKKLRTLN encoded by the coding sequence ATGAAAATCATGACGCTAAAAAACAAAGTCCAATTTTTAATTTTGGTTGTGTTTATTTTAACGTTGGCGATTACTTTAACGATTAATGCTTACCCACTTTACGTTTTTGATATCGGTCATTTAGGGATTGAGGAGATGACAGGATTAACCAAGGGAACGTTATTGTCAAATTACCACCAGTTGATGGGTTATCTGAATCATCCGTTTATTAAAACATTGAAGATGGATGATTTTCCTGTATCAGAATCAGGGGCGTTTCATTTTTATGAAGTGAAACGTTTGTTTATACTGAATTATGCTTTATTAATTGTGACCAGTATTCCGGCTGTTTGTTTTGTGAAACAACTATGGCAGTCGAATCGTCTTTGGATTATCAAACAAGCGCTAGCCTATACAGCCTTAGTGCCAGTAATTTTAGGTTTTGTGATGCTTGTGGCTTTTGACCAAGTGTTCATTGCCTTTCATCATTTGATGTTTAACAATGATGCGTGGCTATTTGATCCTGTGACCGACCCGGTAATTATGGCACTACCTGAGCAATATTTTTTCCACTGCTTTGCGTTAGCGGTGATTTTATTTGAAGCGATAATCTTAGCTTTATTTTTTAAAAGCAAACACCAATTAAAAAAACTACGAACTTTAAATTAG
- a CDS encoding tyrosine-protein phosphatase, with protein MLPTLTNFRDIGGYRGLDNKKVKQALIYRSGEINHLSPEDHQSFQDEYHIETIFDFRSDSERDERPNENFDGVTTYAIDILKGMQRSVSLDDLKEEATQTRPDAFMLEAYRAFVTDPSARAGYKQFIETVATLDKPFIFHCFAGKDRTGFAAALILSLLGVSELDIYHDYLLTNLMRKKANNKMIETMAREGAPKEQLEMFQIMMEVKHEYLAESFAQIKQHYGTVEQYVLEGLDVSPELIAQIRAKYLED; from the coding sequence ATGTTACCTACATTAACGAATTTCAGAGATATCGGTGGTTACCGAGGTTTAGATAATAAAAAAGTAAAGCAAGCATTGATTTATCGCAGCGGCGAAATCAATCATTTATCTCCAGAGGATCATCAATCATTTCAAGATGAGTATCATATTGAAACAATTTTTGATTTTAGAAGTGATTCAGAGCGTGATGAGCGTCCGAATGAAAATTTCGACGGCGTCACAACTTATGCGATTGATATCTTAAAAGGAATGCAACGTTCTGTTAGTTTAGATGACTTAAAAGAAGAAGCGACGCAAACGCGTCCTGACGCGTTCATGTTAGAAGCCTATCGTGCGTTTGTGACGGATCCAAGTGCTCGTGCGGGCTATAAACAATTTATAGAAACAGTGGCAACGTTAGACAAACCGTTTATTTTCCATTGTTTTGCTGGTAAAGATCGTACCGGTTTTGCGGCTGCTTTGATCCTTTCGCTATTAGGTGTATCGGAATTAGATATTTATCATGACTACTTATTAACGAATCTTATGCGTAAGAAAGCTAATAATAAAATGATTGAAACGATGGCTCGTGAAGGTGCGCCAAAAGAGCAGTTAGAGATGTTCCAAATTATGATGGAAGTCAAACATGAATATTTAGCAGAAAGTTTCGCGCAAATTAAACAGCACTACGGAACGGTTGAACAATATGTCTTAGAAGGCTTAGACGTTAGCCCAGAACTAATCGCTCAAATTAGAGCGAAATATTTAGAAGATTAA
- a CDS encoding bifunctional metallophosphatase/5'-nucleotidase: protein MTIIHTNDLHSHFENWPKIRRFIQQKQQYASNRHPVLTVDLGDFCDRVHPLTEATDGRANVELMNQVHYDAVTIGNNEGIGNTKPQLDRLYEHANFPVVVSNLLDDNHQQTSPWCHTYKIHQTPRGTRVGIIGLTAPFPFTYGPLGWDVSFPDEVLPELLAELSSQTDVIVLLSHLGYLDDEHIAAHYPEIDVIIGSHTHHLFENGKVVDTTLLAAAGKFGQYVGEITLELDENHHVVSKKSTTYPTKLLVEHAYDQAEVIGYQSQGHELLQAQIIGDLPNPWLRNGQGPTSYIEQSLEAVADFTQADAYLLSTGLFLGDLASGQVTSDDLHRTLPHPMHLIRVTFSGANLIEVLTEIANQHDYLIDYPIVGMGFRGKVFGEMKAKNIEKMGADFLVGGQPIALDKPYRLVMMDHYSFIKFFPKIAALGKIESLCPSLLRNVVACYINKKYGNKKVSN from the coding sequence ATGACGATAATCCATACGAATGATCTCCATTCACATTTTGAAAATTGGCCTAAAATTAGGCGTTTTATTCAACAAAAGCAACAATACGCTAGTAATCGACACCCGGTATTGACCGTTGATTTAGGAGATTTTTGTGACCGAGTTCACCCGCTGACTGAAGCAACGGATGGTCGGGCCAATGTCGAACTAATGAATCAAGTGCACTATGATGCCGTAACGATAGGGAATAATGAGGGAATCGGTAATACGAAACCTCAGCTAGATCGTTTATATGAACACGCTAATTTTCCAGTAGTAGTCAGTAATCTGTTAGATGATAATCATCAACAGACGTCACCTTGGTGTCACACCTATAAAATCCATCAAACCCCACGAGGGACTCGTGTAGGAATTATTGGATTAACGGCGCCATTTCCTTTTACTTATGGTCCGCTTGGTTGGGACGTTAGCTTTCCAGACGAGGTGTTGCCTGAATTATTAGCTGAGTTGTCGTCACAAACCGATGTGATTGTTTTATTATCGCATCTGGGTTATCTTGATGATGAGCATATTGCCGCGCACTACCCAGAGATTGATGTGATTATCGGCTCACACACTCATCACTTATTTGAAAATGGTAAAGTGGTCGACACAACACTTCTTGCAGCGGCTGGTAAATTTGGTCAATATGTCGGTGAAATCACCCTCGAACTTGATGAAAACCATCATGTAGTTAGCAAAAAATCGACCACTTATCCAACAAAATTATTGGTTGAACACGCTTATGATCAAGCAGAAGTTATAGGTTATCAATCACAAGGTCATGAATTGTTACAGGCCCAAATAATTGGCGATTTGCCAAATCCATGGTTGCGAAATGGACAAGGGCCAACTAGTTATATAGAGCAGTCTTTAGAGGCGGTAGCTGATTTTACGCAAGCCGATGCCTATTTGTTAAGTACAGGTCTGTTCTTAGGTGATTTAGCATCCGGCCAAGTGACCAGCGATGATTTGCATCGTACGTTGCCCCATCCGATGCATTTGATTCGGGTGACATTTAGTGGTGCTAATTTAATTGAAGTGTTGACGGAAATTGCTAATCAACACGATTATTTGATAGACTATCCGATTGTTGGCATGGGTTTTAGAGGGAAAGTTTTTGGTGAAATGAAAGCTAAAAATATCGAAAAAATGGGTGCTGATTTTCTGGTCGGTGGTCAGCCAATAGCGTTAGATAAACCATATCGATTGGTGATGATGGATCATTATTCGTTTATCAAGTTTTTCCCGAAAATAGCCGCACTAGGTAAAATCGAATCATTATGCCCGTCATTGTTACGGAATGTAGTGGCATGTTATATTAATAAAAAGTATGGTAATAAGAAGGTGAGTAATTAA
- a CDS encoding CvpA family protein, producing MLSLLLIVILGFAAFRGVRRGFVFQTVHTIGYLIVFYLASKNFEKLSDKLELLVPYPQPALDSNLIYYSGQQLFDLDQYYYAGVAFLLILLIGWAVIRFTGFFFYGLTFFDLFGVVGKILSGILAVMVAMVTLSCILNVVAMVPLDFVQNMIEGSGLAKFIIANLPYYSNKIIELWTQTAVS from the coding sequence ATGTTATCATTGTTATTAATTGTAATTTTAGGATTTGCGGCTTTTCGTGGTGTTCGTCGTGGATTTGTTTTTCAAACCGTCCATACTATCGGTTATCTTATTGTATTTTATTTAGCGAGTAAAAATTTTGAGAAGCTAAGTGATAAATTAGAATTATTGGTCCCTTATCCTCAACCAGCCCTAGATTCAAACCTTATTTATTATTCAGGTCAACAGTTATTTGATTTAGATCAATACTATTATGCTGGGGTCGCATTTTTATTAATCTTATTAATTGGTTGGGCAGTGATTAGATTTACTGGGTTCTTTTTCTATGGGCTAACCTTTTTTGATTTATTTGGTGTTGTGGGAAAAATTTTAAGCGGAATTCTAGCAGTTATGGTGGCTATGGTCACATTAAGTTGCATTTTAAATGTTGTTGCGATGGTGCCTTTAGATTTTGTTCAAAACATGATTGAGGGTAGCGGACTGGCAAAATTTATTATTGCTAATTTACCCTATTATTCAAATAAAATTATTGAGCTATGGACACAGACAGCTGTGTCATAG
- a CDS encoding TIGR01457 family HAD-type hydrolase, whose protein sequence is MYKGYLLDLDGTIYKGTQSIEGAKEFVERLQAEQLPFLFVTNNTTKTPQAVQKNLASNFDIVVDESSIYTASLATADYLKSLDKGNRVYVIGESGLIDCLLAEGFVWEETTPDFVVVGLDRQFNYDKLVKATLAIQNGALFIGTNPDKNIPTEAGLYPGAGSLVTCLATSTQQEPIIIGKPSSVIMEGALQRMGLEKTDVVMVGDNYETDIQAGIQNDIATLLVLTGFTQPDEVPTLPTAPTHVLTNLAEWSF, encoded by the coding sequence ATGTATAAAGGTTATTTATTAGATTTAGATGGGACGATTTATAAGGGAACCCAATCAATTGAGGGAGCCAAAGAATTTGTTGAACGATTACAAGCTGAGCAACTACCATTTTTGTTTGTCACCAATAATACAACTAAAACGCCACAAGCAGTTCAAAAGAATTTAGCGTCGAATTTTGATATTGTAGTCGACGAATCATCCATTTATACAGCAAGCTTGGCAACAGCGGATTATTTGAAATCATTAGATAAAGGAAACCGAGTCTATGTGATTGGAGAATCAGGTTTGATAGATTGTTTACTTGCGGAAGGTTTTGTTTGGGAAGAAACGACACCAGACTTTGTCGTAGTTGGACTTGATCGTCAGTTTAACTATGACAAGTTAGTCAAAGCAACGCTAGCAATTCAAAATGGAGCGCTTTTTATTGGGACCAATCCTGATAAAAACATTCCGACTGAAGCTGGTTTGTATCCGGGTGCTGGTTCTTTAGTTACTTGTCTAGCCACAAGCACGCAACAAGAGCCAATTATAATTGGTAAACCGTCCTCAGTCATTATGGAGGGAGCTCTGCAACGAATGGGGCTGGAAAAGACAGATGTTGTAATGGTCGGCGATAATTATGAAACTGACATTCAGGCGGGTATTCAAAATGATATCGCTACTTTATTAGTTTTAACCGGCTTCACTCAACCGGATGAGGTTCCAACGTTACCGACTGCGCCAACCCATGTTTTAACTAATTTAGCAGAATGGAGTTTTTAG
- a CDS encoding Dps family protein, which produces MKKEQVLNQAVADLSQFATVIHQAHWYMRGNGFLTMHPKMDELMDEVNDWLDEIAERLITIGGSPYSTLQEFADNTKIEDEKGSYDKSMTDHLETILKGYRYIQGLAEEGIEAADDEDDAVTEDIFIGIKGAVEKKIWMLTAQLGRAPEIN; this is translated from the coding sequence ATGAAGAAAGAACAAGTTTTAAATCAAGCAGTAGCAGACTTAAGTCAATTTGCAACAGTGATTCACCAAGCACACTGGTATATGAGAGGTAATGGTTTTCTAACTATGCATCCTAAAATGGATGAATTAATGGATGAAGTGAATGATTGGCTAGATGAAATCGCAGAGCGTTTAATCACAATTGGTGGCTCTCCTTATTCTACTTTACAAGAATTTGCTGATAATACAAAAATTGAAGATGAAAAAGGATCCTACGATAAATCAATGACGGATCATTTAGAAACTATCTTAAAAGGTTACCGCTATATTCAAGGTTTAGCAGAGGAAGGTATTGAAGCAGCTGATGATGAAGATGATGCTGTAACAGAAGACATCTTTATTGGAATCAAAGGTGCTGTAGAAAAGAAAATCTGGATGTTAACTGCACAATTGGGTCGTGCACCAGAAATTAACTAA
- a CDS encoding phosphatidylglycerophosphatase A family protein, producing the protein MTTDINILEQKARDLLAERGVTIADIADLVYYLQAPYVENLTLELCTHHIEAVLRKREVQNTILTGIQLDLLAEKNGMIEPLQAIVGEDEGLYGIDEILALSIVNVYGSIGFTNYGYIDKVKPGILGKLNSHDGVNVHTFLDDIVGAIAAAAASRLAHENGDKKTTN; encoded by the coding sequence GTGACAACAGATATTAATATTTTAGAACAAAAAGCCCGTGATTTATTAGCTGAACGTGGCGTAACCATTGCGGATATTGCTGATTTGGTTTACTATTTACAAGCTCCTTATGTAGAAAATCTTACACTTGAACTATGCACTCATCATATTGAAGCAGTATTAAGAAAGCGAGAGGTTCAAAACACGATTTTAACCGGTATTCAATTAGATTTATTAGCCGAGAAAAACGGCATGATCGAACCTCTACAGGCTATTGTTGGTGAGGACGAAGGTTTGTATGGTATCGACGAAATTTTAGCTCTTTCAATCGTTAACGTTTATGGTTCAATTGGCTTTACTAATTATGGTTATATTGACAAAGTAAAACCAGGTATTCTTGGTAAATTAAATTCACACGATGGCGTTAATGTCCATACTTTCTTAGACGACATCGTTGGGGCTATCGCAGCTGCAGCAGCTAGCCGTTTAGCTCATGAAAATGGCGATAAAAAAACTACGAACTAA
- a CDS encoding NAD(P)/FAD-dependent oxidoreductase — protein MSQHESYDITIIGGGPTGLFSAFYAGMRQARTLVIESLPQLGGQLAMLYPEKHIYDVAGFPSVTARELVDNLIEQNQRFEHDYALTETVIAIEKNEDNLFNIMTNKNVYRSKTIIITAGNGAFEPRRMTLNEADTCEEHSLHYFINDLEKFRDQRVVVTGGGDSAIDWALMLEPIAKEVTLVHRRKEFRGHEHSVSLLKQSSVQLKTPYIVDEIEHTEGMIHTIHLVNPKEDTQETILADHLIVNFGFKSSIGPIKDWGLELKGRQIKVSSDMMTSAPGIFAAGDICWYPGKVELIATGLGEAPTAVNNALHFANPEQRVQPGHSTSLFD, from the coding sequence ATGTCTCAGCACGAGAGTTATGATATTACAATTATTGGTGGCGGTCCGACCGGATTATTTTCAGCCTTTTACGCCGGTATGCGACAAGCTAGGACCTTGGTGATTGAAAGTTTGCCACAACTTGGTGGACAACTAGCCATGCTATATCCAGAAAAACATATTTACGATGTTGCAGGTTTCCCAAGTGTAACCGCTAGAGAGTTAGTCGATAATTTAATCGAACAAAACCAACGTTTCGAGCACGATTATGCCCTTACCGAAACAGTGATTGCTATTGAAAAGAACGAGGATAATTTATTCAACATTATGACAAACAAAAACGTGTATCGATCAAAAACAATCATTATCACAGCTGGTAACGGGGCGTTTGAACCGCGTAGAATGACACTGAATGAAGCAGATACTTGCGAAGAGCACTCGCTTCACTATTTCATCAACGATTTAGAAAAATTTCGAGACCAACGAGTTGTCGTGACTGGCGGTGGCGATTCTGCCATTGACTGGGCCCTTATGCTAGAGCCTATCGCAAAGGAAGTTACGTTAGTTCATCGACGTAAGGAGTTTCGTGGCCATGAACATAGCGTGTCATTATTGAAACAATCTAGCGTACAACTTAAGACACCTTATATAGTGGACGAGATTGAACACACAGAGGGAATGATTCACACTATTCATTTAGTCAACCCTAAAGAAGATACGCAAGAAACAATCCTAGCCGATCACTTAATCGTTAATTTTGGATTCAAGTCCTCCATTGGTCCTATTAAAGATTGGGGATTAGAATTAAAGGGGCGCCAAATTAAAGTCTCGAGCGATATGATGACAAGTGCCCCAGGAATTTTTGCAGCAGGTGATATTTGTTGGTATCCCGGAAAAGTAGAATTAATCGCAACTGGATTAGGGGAAGCCCCGACTGCGGTAAACAACGCTTTACATTTTGCTAATCCTGAACAAAGAGTGCAACCTGGTCACAGCACGAGTCTTTTTGACTAA
- a CDS encoding endonuclease MutS2 produces MNKKILAILEFDKIKKQINDYTTTAFGEEAVKALAPKTEATAVTKLLDETEDGMTIYRIKGGIPVPNLQDIRPHLKRLEIGALLNGLEIAQIGKVLYTTSELVRFFEELADSELALKRVYELADKLESVPSLSGKIRAAVEEDGRVTDEASPELRTIRHQIRRSEMSVKEQLDGLIRGKNAKYLSDAIITMRNDRYVIPVKSEYRGVFGGVVHDQSASGQTIFVEPKQVVELNNRLRQQQIAERHEVERILAELSNEIAPYRQEIMQNAYVIGQLDFINAKAKFAKEVKAVIPHISDEQQVELKQARHPFISADVAVANDIVIGKDYQTIVITGPNTGGKTITLKTLGLLQIMAQAGLPITAAEESSVAIFKEIFADIGDEQSIEQNLSTFSSHMTNIVSIIDQIDQDSLVLFDELGAGTDPQEGAALAISLLDTVAATGAYVVATTHYPELKVYGYNRQGTINASMEFDVDSLSPTYKLLIGVPGRSNAFEISRRLGLDNQIIEVAQQLVDGESQDLNEMIADLELRRKMAETEYLEVREQVAASEKLLADLKNAYGYFFEEREKEMAKAKEAANKIIEEAKEKSDEIVRDIRKKQQNLGTAHVKEHELIQVQKDLGDLSHEEAHLKKNKVLQKAKEAQVLKPGDDVMVESYGQRGTLISSNGRGQWQVQLGILKMNLPESDLTKVKPVKTVQRDIVRVKNSDGGSRKRVDSQLDLRGMRYDDAVHELSMYLDEALMSGYSSVIIVHGKGTGAIRNAVTDYLNGHRSVKSFGLAPQNMGGTGATVVEFK; encoded by the coding sequence TTGAATAAGAAAATTCTAGCGATTTTAGAATTTGATAAAATAAAAAAACAAATTAATGATTATACAACAACAGCGTTTGGTGAAGAAGCGGTTAAAGCATTAGCCCCTAAAACTGAAGCGACTGCTGTGACGAAACTATTGGATGAAACGGAAGATGGCATGACGATTTATCGTATTAAGGGAGGGATACCTGTCCCAAATTTACAAGATATTCGTCCGCATTTGAAACGTCTTGAAATCGGTGCATTATTGAATGGTCTTGAAATTGCCCAAATCGGTAAGGTCTTATATACGACATCAGAGTTAGTCCGTTTTTTTGAAGAATTAGCTGATAGTGAATTAGCACTAAAACGTGTTTATGAATTAGCCGACAAGTTAGAGAGTGTCCCAAGTTTATCGGGGAAAATTAGAGCGGCGGTAGAAGAAGATGGGCGCGTAACTGATGAGGCTTCACCAGAATTACGAACAATTCGTCATCAAATTCGTCGTTCAGAGATGAGCGTTAAAGAACAATTGGATGGATTAATTCGTGGGAAAAATGCAAAATATTTGAGCGATGCGATTATCACCATGCGTAATGACCGCTATGTTATCCCAGTTAAAAGTGAATATCGTGGTGTTTTTGGTGGAGTGGTTCACGATCAAAGTGCCTCAGGTCAAACGATTTTTGTGGAGCCTAAGCAAGTGGTTGAACTAAATAATCGTTTACGCCAACAACAAATTGCTGAACGTCATGAAGTAGAGCGGATTTTAGCTGAATTATCTAACGAAATCGCTCCATATCGCCAAGAAATCATGCAAAATGCCTATGTGATTGGGCAGCTAGACTTTATTAATGCTAAAGCGAAATTTGCAAAAGAGGTCAAAGCGGTGATTCCACATATAAGTGATGAGCAACAGGTGGAATTGAAACAAGCACGTCACCCGTTTATCTCTGCAGACGTGGCAGTCGCTAATGATATCGTTATTGGTAAAGATTACCAAACAATTGTTATTACTGGACCTAATACAGGTGGGAAGACAATTACGCTCAAAACATTAGGACTACTACAAATAATGGCCCAAGCAGGCTTACCAATTACTGCAGCCGAAGAAAGTAGTGTGGCTATTTTTAAAGAAATCTTTGCTGATATCGGTGATGAACAATCAATTGAGCAAAACTTGAGTACGTTCTCTTCTCACATGACCAATATTGTGTCCATTATCGACCAAATCGATCAAGATTCATTGGTATTATTTGACGAGTTGGGAGCCGGAACTGATCCACAAGAGGGAGCTGCTTTAGCGATTTCTCTATTAGATACGGTTGCTGCGACCGGAGCTTACGTAGTTGCAACAACTCACTATCCTGAGTTGAAAGTTTATGGATACAACCGTCAAGGAACGATCAATGCCAGTATGGAATTTGATGTCGATTCATTAAGCCCAACCTATAAATTACTAATCGGCGTTCCCGGACGTAGTAATGCCTTTGAAATTTCACGACGTTTGGGTCTAGATAACCAAATTATCGAAGTAGCGCAACAACTAGTCGACGGTGAGAGCCAAGATTTAAACGAGATGATTGCTGACTTAGAATTGCGTCGGAAGATGGCGGAAACGGAATATTTAGAAGTTCGTGAGCAAGTCGCAGCTTCCGAAAAATTATTAGCAGATTTAAAAAATGCTTATGGCTACTTCTTTGAAGAACGTGAAAAAGAGATGGCAAAAGCTAAAGAAGCAGCGAATAAAATTATCGAAGAAGCCAAAGAAAAATCTGATGAAATTGTTCGTGATATTCGTAAAAAACAACAAAATCTAGGAACAGCGCATGTTAAAGAACATGAATTAATTCAAGTGCAAAAAGATCTAGGTGATTTATCGCATGAAGAAGCCCATTTGAAGAAAAATAAAGTGTTACAAAAGGCAAAAGAAGCACAAGTTCTAAAACCAGGTGACGACGTTATGGTAGAATCGTATGGCCAACGTGGTACCTTAATTTCATCTAATGGTAGAGGTCAGTGGCAAGTTCAACTTGGTATTTTAAAAATGAATTTACCTGAAAGTGACTTAACGAAAGTTAAACCTGTAAAAACGGTTCAACGTGATATTGTCCGTGTTAAAAATTCAGATGGTGGTTCCCGTAAACGTGTTGACAGTCAGTTAGATTTACGTGGCATGCGTTATGATGACGCAGTACATGAGTTAAGCATGTATCTTGATGAAGCTTTAATGTCAGGTTATTCATCCGTTATTATTGTACACGGCAAAGGAACCGGTGCTATTCGTAACGCGGTAACAGATTATTTAAATGGTCATCGTAGTGTCAAAAGTTTTGGTTTAGCGCCACAAAATATGGGCGGAACCGGTGCAACCGTTGTGGAATTCAAATAA
- a CDS encoding peptidylprolyl isomerase, with product MLLQLNLEEVQGPVATLKTNMGDIKVKLFDSEAPKTVANFVGLAKQGYYDGVIFHRVIKDFMIQGGDPTGTGMGGESIYGGSFEDEFSQNVFNLRGALSMANAGPNTNGSQFFIVQNQNMPAQMLGQLKVAGFPEEIIEEYTKGGTPWLDMRHTVFGHVIEGMDVVDAIAAVAVGAQDKPKEDVVIETVEISE from the coding sequence ATGTTATTACAATTAAATTTAGAAGAAGTACAAGGTCCGGTAGCAACACTGAAAACAAACATGGGTGATATCAAAGTGAAGTTATTTGATAGTGAAGCACCTAAGACAGTTGCAAACTTTGTAGGATTAGCAAAACAAGGTTACTATGATGGTGTAATTTTCCACCGTGTCATTAAAGATTTCATGATTCAAGGTGGCGATCCAACTGGAACTGGTATGGGTGGCGAAAGTATTTATGGCGGAAGTTTTGAAGATGAGTTTTCACAAAATGTTTTCAACTTACGTGGTGCATTATCAATGGCAAATGCAGGTCCTAACACAAACGGTTCTCAGTTCTTCATCGTTCAAAACCAAAACATGCCAGCTCAAATGCTAGGTCAATTAAAAGTTGCTGGTTTCCCTGAAGAAATTATTGAAGAGTACACTAAAGGTGGAACACCTTGGTTAGACATGCGCCATACAGTATTTGGACATGTTATTGAAGGAATGGATGTTGTTGATGCTATCGCAGCAGTAGCCGTTGGTGCTCAAGATAAACCTAAAGAAGATGTAGTAATTGAAACGGTAGAAATTTCAGAATAA
- a CDS encoding YutD family protein: MEHSEQKDVTLEVVGEKIEMPTVETKVTPNIETPSESISTTDQEILATAEVTEEVVEIEEIPRIRMIAPDRLVIDEREYKLLMNYQDGFNIEQLNERYSDVLDKYDYIVGDIGFEQLRLKGFFDDFRKKVGYDQKIGTLEDYLYEYCNFGCAYFVIERLEKLDDKLINTIPAHTKEKRGKVKDVKQQVKNNKNNASIKNKQSNNKSANRSKNKKNQQNKNNPNNKEKTQQPKHKPKTNPTNNKNRPNQSNKNNNKNRSEKNNSSANRSFVIRQKDEPK, encoded by the coding sequence ATGGAACATTCAGAGCAAAAAGATGTCACGTTAGAAGTGGTTGGGGAGAAAATTGAAATGCCTACTGTAGAAACTAAAGTAACACCTAATATAGAAACTCCTTCAGAATCCATAAGTACAACGGACCAAGAAATCCTGGCAACTGCTGAGGTGACGGAAGAAGTGGTTGAAATTGAGGAGATACCACGTATCCGCATGATTGCGCCAGATCGTTTAGTTATTGATGAGCGTGAATACAAATTATTAATGAATTATCAAGATGGCTTTAATATTGAACAACTAAACGAGCGTTATAGTGATGTCTTAGATAAATATGACTATATTGTTGGTGATATCGGTTTTGAGCAGTTACGCTTAAAAGGTTTCTTTGACGATTTTCGTAAAAAAGTTGGCTATGATCAGAAAATTGGGACATTAGAAGATTATTTATACGAGTATTGTAATTTTGGTTGTGCTTATTTTGTGATCGAACGTCTTGAAAAACTAGATGACAAATTAATTAATACCATTCCCGCTCACACGAAAGAAAAGCGTGGTAAAGTCAAAGACGTGAAACAGCAAGTAAAAAATAATAAAAATAACGCATCAATTAAAAATAAACAATCAAATAATAAATCAGCTAATCGCTCAAAAAATAAAAAGAATCAACAGAATAAAAATAACCCAAATAATAAAGAAAAAACTCAACAGCCTAAGCATAAGCCAAAGACTAATCCTACGAATAACAAAAACCGCCCAAATCAATCAAACAAAAATAACAACAAAAATCGTTCAGAAAAAAACAACTCATCAGCTAATCGCTCCTTTGTGATTCGCCAAAAAGATGAGCCGAAATAG